Proteins encoded within one genomic window of Bacillus thuringiensis:
- a CDS encoding DUF3951 domain-containing protein, whose translation MILLTIGAILLTLFIFFIIGFITFMMFVDKATPQIYYSPCESVTVKSKGKNRRKKS comes from the coding sequence ATGATACTTTTAACGATAGGAGCAATTTTGTTAACGTTGTTTATTTTCTTTATTATCGGCTTCATTACGTTTATGATGTTTGTTGATAAGGCGACACCTCAAATTTATTACTCACCTTGTGAATCAGTGACAGTGAAATCTAAAGGTAAAAATAGAAGGAAGAAAAGTTGA
- a CDS encoding alanyl-tRNA editing protein, with translation MTKALYLEDAYKTSCETQVIKVEGNKVFVKETVFYPTGGGQECDTGVIVQDGSVFEVEKVKKEQGGIVHYIKDGAQVKLGPVKLEINWERRHNLMRHHSLLHLIGAVVYEKYGALCTGNQIYPDKARIDFNELQELSSVEVEGIVKEVNKLIEQNKEISTRYMSREEAENAVGMIKTAINLLPTTIQEIRIVTIENLDEQACGGTHVKNTSEIGTLVIDKVKSKGKQNRRFEVRAI, from the coding sequence ATGACAAAGGCATTATATTTAGAAGATGCATACAAAACGAGTTGTGAAACACAAGTGATAAAAGTAGAAGGGAATAAAGTATTTGTAAAAGAAACAGTTTTTTATCCAACTGGTGGGGGGCAGGAATGTGATACGGGTGTCATTGTACAAGATGGGTCTGTATTTGAAGTTGAAAAAGTAAAAAAGGAGCAGGGAGGAATAGTTCACTATATAAAAGATGGAGCACAAGTAAAATTAGGTCCTGTTAAATTAGAGATTAATTGGGAAAGACGTCATAATTTAATGCGTCATCATTCTTTACTGCATCTTATCGGAGCTGTCGTTTATGAAAAGTATGGAGCTCTATGCACTGGAAATCAAATTTATCCTGACAAAGCACGTATCGATTTTAATGAGTTACAAGAGTTATCGAGCGTGGAAGTAGAAGGAATTGTTAAGGAAGTGAATAAACTTATTGAACAAAATAAAGAAATTTCTACTCGTTATATGAGCCGCGAAGAAGCAGAAAATGCTGTAGGAATGATTAAAACAGCAATAAACCTCCTGCCAACTACTATCCAAGAAATCCGTATTGTTACAATTGAAAATTTAGACGAACAAGCTTGTGGAGGCACACATGTGAAAAATACGAGTGAAATAGGAACACTTGTTATTGATAAAGTAAAAAGTAAAGGGAAGCAAAATCGTCGTTTTGAAGTTAGAGCGATTTAG
- a CDS encoding AzlD domain-containing protein codes for MEMRLDVILLLLAAGAVTLVPRILPLLVFSKLQIPEWGLKWLNYIPIAILAALLAQVLFMHETMQWDYLIAAIPTFLVAIYTRSLLGTVLTGVIVIILLRFFF; via the coding sequence ATGGAAATGAGATTAGACGTAATATTACTTTTACTAGCAGCAGGAGCTGTTACACTCGTGCCACGTATTTTACCTCTACTCGTATTTAGCAAGCTACAAATTCCAGAATGGGGTTTAAAATGGTTAAATTACATACCAATTGCGATATTGGCAGCACTTTTAGCACAAGTATTATTTATGCATGAGACGATGCAGTGGGATTACTTGATTGCAGCAATTCCAACATTTCTTGTAGCGATATATACTCGTAGTTTATTAGGTACAGTATTAACAGGAGTGATTGTGATTATTTTGTTACGTTTCTTTTTCTAA
- a CDS encoding H-type small acid-soluble spore protein, which yields MNIQRAKELSESSEEANVSFQGMPVMIQHVDESNETARIYEVTNPKRELTVPVNSLEEI from the coding sequence ATGAATATACAACGTGCAAAAGAGCTTTCCGAGTCATCTGAAGAAGCCAATGTCAGTTTTCAAGGCATGCCTGTTATGATTCAACACGTCGATGAAAGCAACGAAACCGCCCGCATATATGAAGTAACAAATCCAAAACGCGAATTAACTGTTCCAGTTAATAGCTTAGAGGAAATATAA
- a CDS encoding TrmB family transcriptional regulator — MDEIIKELQKLGFSQYECKAYIGLLKHSPVTGYEVSKQTGVPRSMIYEVLGKLMDKGAVHIVPSEPVKYVPVPATELMNRMRKDFEKSFEFLDEKLNGLEQERQIDVISHIRSNDRVLKEICNIINRAKEELWISVWEDQVHEIEPYIHQKEEEGVHIFSILFGAPKTKIGATFHHNYMTPHVVEKRMGGHLTVIARDGEEVLIANFSNDSTSWAVTTYDPALVLVATEYVRHDIMVEEITKEFGADKLDTLWRENIDLVHVVTGKRTLKGMEDDKDE, encoded by the coding sequence ATGGATGAAATTATAAAGGAATTACAAAAGTTAGGTTTTTCCCAGTACGAGTGTAAAGCGTATATTGGCCTATTAAAACATTCCCCAGTAACTGGTTATGAAGTGAGTAAACAAACAGGGGTACCTCGTTCGATGATTTATGAGGTGCTCGGTAAGTTAATGGATAAAGGAGCGGTACATATTGTACCTTCTGAACCAGTTAAATATGTACCAGTACCAGCTACCGAATTAATGAATCGAATGCGAAAAGACTTTGAAAAGTCCTTTGAATTTTTAGATGAGAAATTAAATGGTTTAGAACAAGAGCGACAAATAGATGTAATTTCGCATATTCGCTCAAATGATCGTGTTTTGAAAGAAATATGCAATATAATTAATAGAGCGAAGGAAGAGTTATGGATTTCTGTATGGGAAGATCAAGTGCATGAAATTGAGCCATACATTCATCAAAAGGAAGAGGAAGGTGTACATATATTTTCAATCTTATTTGGTGCTCCCAAAACAAAAATAGGCGCGACGTTTCACCATAATTATATGACGCCTCACGTTGTTGAAAAGAGAATGGGTGGTCATTTAACTGTAATCGCGCGTGACGGGGAAGAAGTATTAATTGCGAACTTCTCAAATGATAGCACTTCATGGGCTGTTACAACGTATGACCCAGCTCTAGTTCTCGTTGCTACAGAGTATGTGCGACACGATATTATGGTTGAAGAAATTACGAAGGAATTTGGAGCTGATAAGTTAGATACGTTGTGGCGTGAAAATATAGATTTAGTTCATGTCGTAACAGGAAAACGAACTTTAAAAGGAATGGAGGATGATAAGGATGAGTAA
- a CDS encoding antibiotic biosynthesis monooxygenase family protein, with protein sequence MASNLEKNKSYYAVIFTSHLSNDTTDYSSVADKMEELAKQQSGFLGVESARGNSGLGITISYWESLEAIENWKRNALHKEAKKRGREQWYENFHLRICLVEQEFKFHRGTL encoded by the coding sequence ATGGCATCTAATTTAGAAAAAAACAAGTCTTATTATGCAGTTATATTCACTTCCCATTTATCAAATGATACGACAGATTATAGTAGCGTTGCCGACAAAATGGAGGAACTCGCAAAGCAGCAATCTGGATTTCTAGGTGTAGAAAGTGCACGCGGTAATTCGGGACTCGGAATCACAATTTCTTATTGGGAATCACTTGAGGCAATTGAAAATTGGAAACGGAACGCCTTACATAAAGAAGCGAAAAAAAGAGGTCGTGAGCAATGGTATGAAAACTTCCACCTACGTATCTGCCTTGTTGAGCAAGAATTTAAGTTTCATAGAGGTACTTTATAA
- the flhF gene encoding flagellar biosynthesis protein FlhF: protein MESTEKKEALMRIKAASKNELYRKLFDQYGTDYYYVVDESVKRNIPFFWKKNYEMLVAFPEDEQEEVNEGAAQFHEQLMDVVNDHSEQIMKANGIQTVLHNLENVTTPMSYSAMQTGNSEEWARKKEKLLKLFEKGIVVVKQTEETKVTKKKKPVKKVVPVKKEEVVVKKEKQESVPFIIQKVIRMLEQNDVEQYFIHAYAEKLKVKFENATMITEEEVIEYILEDMRSHFNTENVFEKEVQTIALIGPTGVGKTTTLAKMAWQFHGKKKTVGFITTDHSRIGTVQQLQDYVKTIGFEVIAVRDEAAMTRALTYFKEEARVDYILIDTAGKNYRASETVEEMIETMGQVEPDYICLTLSASMKSKDMIEIITNFKDIHIDGIVFTKFDETASSGELLKIPAVSSAPIVLMTDGQDVKKNIHIATAEHLAKQMLQTS, encoded by the coding sequence ATGGAAAGTACAGAAAAGAAAGAAGCGTTAATGCGAATAAAAGCAGCTTCGAAAAATGAATTGTATCGAAAGTTATTTGACCAATATGGTACAGATTATTATTACGTTGTCGATGAAAGTGTAAAACGAAATATCCCGTTTTTTTGGAAAAAGAATTATGAAATGTTAGTTGCTTTTCCAGAGGATGAACAGGAAGAAGTGAACGAAGGCGCAGCCCAATTTCATGAACAATTAATGGATGTTGTGAATGACCATTCAGAACAAATTATGAAGGCGAATGGAATTCAAACGGTACTGCACAATTTAGAAAACGTGACGACCCCTATGTCATATTCGGCGATGCAAACAGGAAATAGTGAAGAATGGGCAAGAAAGAAAGAGAAACTATTAAAGTTGTTTGAAAAAGGAATCGTCGTTGTGAAACAGACGGAAGAAACGAAAGTAACGAAAAAGAAAAAACCTGTGAAGAAAGTCGTTCCTGTCAAGAAAGAAGAAGTAGTTGTAAAAAAAGAAAAGCAAGAATCTGTACCATTTATTATTCAAAAAGTAATTCGTATGCTAGAGCAAAACGATGTAGAACAATACTTCATTCATGCATATGCTGAAAAGTTAAAAGTGAAGTTTGAGAATGCAACGATGATTACAGAAGAAGAAGTGATCGAATATATATTGGAAGATATGAGATCTCATTTCAACACGGAAAACGTATTTGAAAAAGAAGTACAAACAATTGCATTAATCGGTCCAACTGGTGTTGGAAAAACGACGACACTTGCGAAAATGGCATGGCAGTTTCACGGTAAGAAAAAAACGGTTGGTTTTATTACGACAGACCATTCACGAATTGGGACAGTGCAGCAGCTGCAAGATTACGTAAAGACAATTGGATTTGAAGTAATCGCTGTACGTGATGAAGCTGCAATGACAAGAGCGCTTACGTATTTTAAAGAAGAAGCTCGCGTCGATTATATTTTAATTGATACAGCTGGGAAAAATTATCGTGCGTCAGAAACTGTGGAAGAAATGATTGAAACGATGGGACAAGTAGAGCCAGATTATATTTGTTTAACGTTATCGGCTTCGATGAAAAGTAAAGACATGATCGAAATCATTACAAACTTTAAAGATATTCATATTGATGGTATCGTATTTACGAAATTTGATGAAACAGCAAGTAGTGGTGAATTATTGAAAATTCCAGCAGTATCATCAGCTCCCATTGTATTAATGACAGACGGACAAGACGTAAAGAAAAACATACATATCGCTACAGCGGAACATTTAGCGAAACAAATGTTGCAAACATCATAG
- a CDS encoding VanZ family protein, protein MLIDFDGFILIGAFIMLLFLLLFFKLHLKKRSMYLLFFSIFYLYLCVVFNYTQFPIIIDENMKKEIGQNVWRDANFIPFNTDHFAITTSILNILLTIPFGFGFPYIKKTNFKQVVLLGIVLGVLLETLQLLSALYAGFTFRYVDINDVIFNCMGVILGYGISKGFTLVYRAFIHKFDIKLNSFLRYIYETNDRSI, encoded by the coding sequence ATGCTAATTGACTTTGATGGTTTTATTCTTATTGGAGCGTTTATTATGTTGTTATTTTTACTTCTCTTTTTTAAGTTACACCTAAAAAAGAGAAGCATGTACTTACTATTTTTTTCAATATTTTATTTGTATCTTTGTGTAGTATTTAATTATACCCAATTCCCAATTATTATAGATGAAAATATGAAAAAAGAAATTGGACAAAATGTATGGAGAGATGCTAATTTTATACCATTTAACACGGACCATTTTGCTATAACAACATCAATACTTAATATACTACTAACAATTCCTTTTGGCTTTGGTTTTCCTTATATAAAAAAGACGAATTTTAAACAGGTTGTTTTATTAGGAATTGTATTAGGAGTCTTATTAGAAACTTTACAACTTTTATCAGCACTTTATGCCGGATTCACTTTTCGATATGTCGATATAAACGATGTAATATTTAATTGTATGGGTGTAATTTTAGGATACGGTATATCAAAGGGTTTTACCCTTGTGTATAGAGCATTTATACACAAGTTTGATATTAAATTGAATTCCTTTTTAAGATATATTTATGAAACGAACGACCGTTCTATATAA
- a CDS encoding dienelactone hydrolase family protein, whose amino-acid sequence MKKKLALVIVHEIYGVNDHMHHVTHHFTSSHIDVFCPNLLQSQHAFHYRDEEKAYEHFVNHIGFDDGKHQIEEFIHTLSSNYTHIGLIGFSVGATISWLCSNNSKIDFIIGCYGSRIRDYIHMKPTCATLLIFPEKEASFSVSSLIQTLQQQKNPLLEIQQLHGEHGFLNPYTEKYNVHSTKQAYNLIDSFLVKTLL is encoded by the coding sequence ATGAAGAAAAAATTAGCTCTCGTTATTGTTCATGAAATATATGGTGTGAACGACCATATGCATCACGTTACCCACCACTTCACTTCATCTCATATAGATGTATTCTGTCCTAATCTTCTACAATCACAACACGCATTTCATTATCGTGATGAGGAAAAAGCATATGAACATTTTGTAAATCATATTGGATTTGATGATGGGAAACACCAAATTGAAGAATTCATCCATACTCTTTCAAGTAATTATACACATATTGGACTTATCGGCTTTAGCGTTGGAGCTACCATCTCATGGCTATGTAGTAACAATTCGAAAATAGATTTTATTATCGGATGTTACGGCTCTCGTATACGCGACTATATTCACATGAAGCCTACATGCGCTACCTTACTTATATTCCCTGAAAAAGAAGCTAGTTTTTCAGTATCCTCTTTAATCCAAACATTGCAGCAACAAAAGAATCCTTTATTAGAAATACAACAACTACACGGTGAACATGGTTTTCTAAATCCGTATACTGAAAAATATAACGTGCACTCTACAAAACAAGCATACAATTTAATAGATTCGTTTCTTGTAAAAACACTCTTATAA
- a CDS encoding AzlC family ABC transporter permease has protein sequence MSKAQAHVALQSDDTFQQGVKDCLPTVFGYLSIGIAAGVIAKTAGFSIIEIAFMSTLIYAGSAQFILAGMYAAGAPASAIIFTVFFVNLRHLLMSAALAPYFTKLPLFKNLLIGSQITDETFGVAVQHAAQKGYLGERWMIGLNVTAYLNWILATIIGGLFGEWIPDPHTYGMDYALPAMFIGLFVLQLISSKPKLAIHLIVAIVAIIIAYVSHLFMPDSIAVIIATLLAATIGVVIEKWK, from the coding sequence ATGAGTAAAGCTCAGGCACATGTAGCTTTGCAAAGCGATGATACATTTCAGCAAGGAGTAAAAGATTGTTTACCAACTGTATTTGGTTATTTAAGTATCGGTATAGCAGCTGGTGTAATTGCAAAAACAGCAGGTTTCTCCATCATTGAAATTGCGTTTATGTCCACTTTAATTTATGCAGGTTCTGCCCAATTTATATTAGCTGGTATGTACGCAGCTGGTGCTCCTGCTTCCGCAATTATTTTCACTGTATTTTTTGTTAACTTGCGCCACCTTCTTATGAGTGCTGCACTTGCGCCGTACTTTACGAAACTGCCTCTATTTAAAAACTTACTAATTGGTTCGCAAATTACAGATGAAACGTTCGGTGTTGCAGTACAGCATGCAGCGCAAAAAGGATATTTAGGCGAAAGATGGATGATTGGGCTAAATGTAACGGCTTATTTAAACTGGATTCTTGCTACTATTATCGGCGGGCTGTTTGGTGAGTGGATACCAGATCCGCATACGTACGGCATGGATTATGCATTACCAGCAATGTTTATCGGGTTATTTGTACTTCAGCTCATAAGTAGTAAACCGAAACTAGCAATTCATCTTATTGTTGCAATTGTAGCGATTATAATTGCGTACGTTTCACACTTATTTATGCCAGATAGTATAGCGGTTATTATCGCAACCTTACTAGCTGCGACGATTGGAGTGGTGATTGAAAAATGGAAATGA
- the flhA gene encoding flagellar biosynthesis protein FlhA, giving the protein MFKIDSARTYFSIFLAASFVVALLIPLPPFILDIIIVFLLSMSVLIYMRATSINEWDELKSFPTMLLLIGIFRVSINVSTTRAILTDGNAGHVIEEFGQFVIGGNLLIGIVIFTVLIIFQFIVANGASRTAEVAARFTLDSLPGKQMSIDADLNQRIISEKDAQAKRKKLNMETEFYGAMDGAGKFIKGDVIFGIVILFVNIIFGLIVGMMQQGMSFAEAAIHYTQLTVGDGIVNQIGSLMLAISTGIIVTRVFDGSPDTVTEGIFKELLAHEVVVYALGGLFIAMGIFTPLPFLPFALVGGTIIFLGIRNKNRIKKEKEDELQKEIEMIQGEDEQLQQVEDSFGVFTDKYPIIVELGLDLAALVKQKINGETARDKVVLMRKSIITDLGINVPGINFKDNTSFRPRGRYIIRIKGAKAAEGVLKSGYLLALKTPNVMADLDAEPAKDPIFGEDGYWILEHMVQDAQMKGYQVLEPLSILITHLDVVVRRNLHELIQRQHVKDLINSLENDNGVLLEEIKKKEIDLSLVQNVIKQLLKEGISIRDLPTIIEGIIDGKEIYQNHVDGVTSFVRECISKVICENAKNPDGKIYAALFSDSIELDADVVNNSYQGYLLNWDLDLETRVVEQVQRVFKQARLMGREPVLLTRRKDFRFAIVRLLERYQVEAQVLCISELAPEIVVDQIAYIE; this is encoded by the coding sequence TTGTTTAAGATAGATTCTGCAAGAACCTATTTTTCTATCTTTTTAGCAGCGTCATTCGTAGTGGCGCTCTTAATTCCACTTCCACCATTTATACTTGATATCATTATCGTTTTTCTACTAAGTATGTCAGTGCTTATTTATATGCGAGCGACAAGTATTAACGAGTGGGATGAATTAAAGTCATTTCCAACGATGTTGTTATTAATCGGGATTTTCCGCGTGTCGATTAACGTATCGACGACGCGAGCGATTTTGACAGACGGAAATGCCGGTCATGTTATTGAAGAGTTCGGCCAGTTCGTAATTGGCGGGAACTTATTAATTGGTATCGTTATTTTTACAGTATTAATCATATTCCAGTTTATCGTTGCAAACGGTGCATCTCGTACAGCTGAAGTTGCAGCACGTTTTACACTTGATTCTTTACCAGGGAAACAAATGTCTATCGATGCTGATTTAAATCAGCGCATTATTTCAGAAAAAGATGCACAGGCAAAACGAAAAAAATTAAATATGGAAACAGAGTTTTACGGGGCGATGGATGGTGCTGGGAAGTTCATTAAAGGGGACGTTATTTTCGGTATCGTTATTTTATTCGTAAACATTATTTTCGGTTTAATTGTCGGCATGATGCAGCAGGGCATGAGTTTTGCTGAAGCAGCTATTCACTATACACAGTTAACTGTTGGTGATGGAATCGTAAACCAAATTGGATCGCTTATGCTTGCGATTTCAACAGGTATTATCGTAACGCGTGTATTTGATGGTTCACCGGATACAGTAACAGAAGGTATCTTTAAAGAGTTATTAGCGCATGAAGTTGTTGTATATGCACTTGGTGGTTTATTTATCGCAATGGGTATATTTACGCCACTACCATTTCTACCATTCGCACTCGTTGGTGGAACAATTATCTTCTTAGGAATTCGTAATAAAAACCGAATAAAGAAAGAAAAAGAAGACGAGCTTCAAAAAGAAATAGAAATGATTCAAGGCGAAGATGAGCAACTGCAACAAGTGGAAGATTCATTCGGAGTATTTACAGATAAATATCCAATTATTGTAGAACTCGGCTTAGATTTAGCTGCACTTGTAAAGCAGAAAATTAACGGGGAAACAGCTCGTGATAAAGTTGTTCTGATGAGGAAGTCGATTATTACCGACCTTGGTATTAACGTTCCTGGAATTAACTTTAAAGATAATACGAGTTTTAGACCACGCGGACGTTACATTATTCGTATTAAAGGTGCGAAGGCAGCTGAAGGTGTTTTAAAATCAGGTTACTTATTAGCACTGAAAACACCGAATGTAATGGCCGATTTAGATGCAGAACCAGCGAAAGATCCGATTTTCGGTGAAGATGGATATTGGATTTTAGAGCATATGGTACAAGATGCACAAATGAAAGGCTATCAAGTATTAGAGCCACTTAGCATATTAATTACGCATTTAGATGTTGTCGTTAGACGTAATCTTCATGAGTTAATTCAGCGTCAACATGTAAAAGACTTAATTAACTCACTTGAAAATGATAATGGCGTTTTATTAGAAGAAATTAAGAAGAAAGAAATCGATTTATCACTCGTTCAAAATGTTATTAAACAACTGCTAAAAGAAGGTATTTCTATTCGCGATTTACCAACCATTATCGAAGGTATTATTGATGGAAAAGAAATTTATCAAAATCATGTTGACGGTGTTACGTCATTCGTCCGTGAATGTATTTCAAAAGTTATTTGTGAAAATGCGAAAAATCCTGACGGTAAAATTTATGCAGCGCTTTTCTCTGATTCAATCGAGTTAGATGCGGACGTTGTGAACAATTCTTATCAAGGTTACTTATTAAACTGGGATTTAGATTTAGAAACACGTGTTGTTGAGCAAGTACAGCGTGTCTTTAAACAAGCTCGTTTAATGGGAAGAGAGCCAGTGTTATTAACGCGTAGAAAAGATTTCAGATTTGCGATTGTAAGACTTCTTGAGCGTTATCAAGTAGAAGCACAAGTGCTTTGTATTAGCGAATTAGCACCAGAAATTGTTGTAGATCAAATTGCCTATATTGAATAG
- the flhB gene encoding flagellar type III secretion system protein FlhB, giving the protein MAKDNKTEKATPQKRKKSREEGNIARSKDLNNLFSILVLAVVVYFFGDWLGFEIANSVSVLFDQIGKNTDSTEYFYLMGILLLKVSAPILILVYAFHLFNYMIQVGFLFSSKVIKPKASRINPKNYFTRLFSRKSLVDILKSLFYMGLIGYVAYVLFKKNLEKIVSMIGFNWTASLTEIIRQIKFIFLAILIILIVLSIIDFIYQKWEYEQDIKMKKEEVKQEHKDNEGDPQVKGKRKNFMHAILQGTIAKKMDGATFIVNNPTHISVVLRYNKHVDAAPIVVAKGEDELALYIRTLAREQEIPMVENRPLARSLYYQVEEDETIPEDLYVAVIEVMRYLIQTNELEV; this is encoded by the coding sequence ATGGCAAAGGATAATAAAACAGAAAAGGCCACCCCGCAGAAGCGTAAGAAATCGCGTGAAGAAGGGAATATTGCCCGGAGTAAAGATTTAAATAATTTATTTTCCATTCTTGTATTAGCAGTTGTCGTTTACTTTTTCGGAGATTGGCTAGGGTTTGAGATTGCCAATTCTGTATCGGTGCTGTTTGATCAAATTGGAAAAAATACAGATTCGACCGAGTATTTTTATTTAATGGGGATTTTACTACTAAAAGTATCAGCTCCGATATTAATACTCGTATACGCTTTTCATTTATTCAATTATATGATTCAAGTTGGTTTCTTATTTTCTTCTAAAGTTATTAAGCCGAAAGCATCGCGTATTAATCCAAAAAACTATTTTACGAGATTGTTTAGTCGTAAAAGTTTAGTAGATATTTTGAAATCACTGTTTTATATGGGATTAATCGGTTACGTTGCTTACGTTCTCTTTAAAAAGAATTTAGAGAAAATCGTGAGTATGATTGGATTTAACTGGACTGCGTCACTTACTGAAATCATTAGGCAAATTAAATTTATCTTCTTAGCTATTTTAATTATATTAATTGTTCTTTCTATTATTGATTTCATTTATCAAAAGTGGGAGTACGAACAAGATATTAAGATGAAAAAAGAAGAAGTAAAACAAGAGCATAAAGATAATGAAGGGGACCCGCAAGTAAAGGGGAAACGAAAAAACTTTATGCACGCCATATTGCAAGGAACAATTGCTAAGAAGATGGATGGTGCAACGTTTATTGTAAACAACCCGACTCATATTTCGGTCGTACTTCGGTACAATAAACACGTTGATGCAGCACCAATTGTCGTTGCAAAAGGGGAAGATGAGCTCGCATTATATATACGAACGCTTGCCCGTGAACAAGAAATACCAATGGTGGAAAACCGTCCGCTTGCTCGTTCTTTATATTATCAAGTCGAGGAAGATGAGACGATTCCAGAAGATTTATACGTAGCTGTAATTGAAGTTATGCGCTATTTAATTCAAACGAATGAACTTGAAGTATAA
- a CDS encoding flagellar basal-body rod protein FlgG, with protein sequence MNGLYIGSMGMMNYMQRINVHSNNVANAQTTGFKAENMTSKVFDVQDTYRRGDGAVTNIGSVDYAVVPAATHVNLVQGNIQMTNSATDFLLDDGTAGTASFFVTSKNNETFLTRDGSFILNSDRYLQTTSGAFVMGENNERIRIPEGAKVAVQADGTLYDAVTQNNIARLQTKTVGAEANNRLVQRENKSFTLAEGNIADLPNGVGTVKNYMLENSNVDMTKEMADLMTDQKMISASQRVMTSFDKIYEKEANEILR encoded by the coding sequence ATGAACGGTCTTTATATAGGTTCTATGGGGATGATGAATTACATGCAGCGTATTAATGTTCATTCGAATAACGTTGCTAATGCTCAAACGACAGGATTTAAAGCAGAAAATATGACTTCTAAAGTATTTGATGTACAAGACACATATCGCCGCGGAGATGGTGCTGTGACAAATATCGGTTCGGTCGATTATGCTGTAGTACCAGCTGCGACGCATGTGAACTTAGTACAAGGAAATATACAAATGACAAATAGTGCTACAGATTTCCTTTTAGATGATGGAACTGCTGGCACAGCTTCGTTTTTCGTTACATCTAAAAATAATGAGACGTTTTTAACGAGAGACGGTAGTTTTATATTAAATAGTGATCGTTATTTGCAAACAACTTCAGGTGCTTTCGTAATGGGAGAGAATAATGAACGTATTCGTATTCCAGAAGGAGCAAAGGTAGCGGTACAAGCAGACGGTACGTTATATGATGCAGTGACGCAAAATAATATTGCTCGCCTGCAAACAAAAACAGTAGGTGCAGAAGCGAATAATCGTCTTGTACAAAGAGAGAACAAAAGCTTTACTCTAGCAGAAGGGAACATTGCTGATTTACCGAACGGAGTAGGGACAGTAAAAAATTATATGCTAGAAAATTCAAATGTAGATATGACGAAAGAGATGGCTGATCTTATGACGGATCAAAAAATGATTTCAGCGTCACAACGCGTTATGACTTCATTTGATAAAATTTATGAAAAAGAAGCCAATGAAATATTGAGATAA